One window of the Nicotiana tabacum cultivar K326 chromosome 4, ASM71507v2, whole genome shotgun sequence genome contains the following:
- the LOC142179851 gene encoding NAC transcription factor 29-like, protein MSTLPAARRRIMGVRFHPTDAELINFLKRFLKGETLSSEYPFQHADIYGDRPPWEIFGADSNSEEKVRYFFTRLKKQKSEHTRVRRTCANGTWKGQTGIVPITNGKGTVVGFRRNFKFHCRSKQREHNKIWLMKEYFVGDDFFRENNIPKEDIVVCRIKKNIREKIVRDDAVSMDEQELAQIIKAMLHGPDDDYCTLQPATVCQGNETHNEFIENTMLHAEYAPDDYLSGLNYQNSQLLINSDEGNQVTIWGNQNNMMAMLTEDATTNLTTLEQEAYDQLLTAEIEQGHGADHQTNNSEFWEAMNGILEGVNIDVPYDWLNDL, encoded by the coding sequence ATGTCGACGCTACCAGCTGCACGCCGGCGTATTATGGGTGTTCGGTTTCACCCAACTGATGCAGAGTTGATCAACTTTCTGAAAAGATTCCTAAAGGGCGAGACTTTGTCGAGTGAATACCCTTTCCAACATGCGGATATTTATGGAGATCGGCCACCATGGGAGATATTTGGAGCTGATTCTAATTCTGAAGAGAAAGTTCGCTATTTTTTTACTCGGTTGAAGAAGCAGAAGAGCGAGCATACAAGGGTTCGTCGAACTTGCGCCAACGGGACATGGAAAGGCCAAACAGGTATTGTTCCTATCACGAATGGTAAGGGAACTGTGGTGGGGTTTAGAAGAAATTTCAAGTTTCATTGTAGAAGTAAACAACGAGAGCATAACAAAATTTGGCTGATGAAAGAATATTTCGTCGGGGATGATTTCTTTAGAGAAAATAATATTCCTAAGGAGGATATTGTTGTGTGCCGAATCAAGAAGAATATAAGAGAGAAAATAGTGAGGGATGATGCAGTTTCTATGGATGAACAAGAGCTCGCTCAAATAATCAAAGCTATGTTGCATGGACCTGATGATGACTACTGCACATTGCAACCGGCGACAGTTTGTCAAGGGAACGAGACTCACAATGAGTTCATTGAAAATACAATGTTGCATGCAGAATATGCGCCAGATGATTATTTGAGTGGACTGAATTACCAGAATAGCCAATTGTTGATTAATAGTGATGAAGGAAATCAAGTTACCATATGGGGGAACCAAAATAATATGATGGCCATGCTTACAGAGGATGCAACTACAAATTTGACTACCTTGGAACAAGAAGCATATGATCAACTTTTGACTGCTGAGATTGAGCAAGGCCACGGAGCTGATCATCAGACAAATAACAGCGAATTCTGGGAAGCGATGAATGGAATATTGGAAGGCGTTAATATTGATGTTCCTTATGATTGGTTGAATGATCTCTGA
- the LOC142179850 gene encoding uncharacterized protein LOC142179850: MGKQKYHSSSWDNLCYPVEEGGLGFKRLVDVSNSLIMKRWWRFGTCKTLWSNFFQAKHCSNSHPVYYNVKPNHSLAWNNLIKIIEKMEELLLWRINSGNSSLWWDSWSELGVIAQIIHLQEPPCNQAVSDVIVNNKWNISNLHLPELLFEQILSIPIGNYNSVDLPVWMPNSCGSFTTSSAWNCIR, encoded by the coding sequence ATGGGAAAACAAAAATATCACTCGAGTTCTTGGGATAATTTGTGCTATCCAGTAGAGGAAGGAGGCTTGGGTTTCAAGAGGTTGGTTGATGTTAGTAATAGTTTAATTATGAAAAGGTGGTGGCGATTTGGAACTTGCAAGACATTGTGGTCTAACTTCTTTCAAGCTAAACATTGCAGCAACTCTCACCCTGTTTACTACAATGTTAAACCAAATCATTCTCTCGCTTGGAATAATTTGATAAAGATCATAGAGAAGATGGAAGAGCTACTACTATGGAGGATCAACTCAGGCAATAGTAGTTTATGGTGGGACAGTTGGTCAGAATTGGGTGTTATTGCTCAGATTATCCATTTGCAGGAACCTCCATGCAATCAAGCTGTTAGCGATGTTATCGTTAATAATAAGTGGAATATATCTAATTTACATCTTCCTGAATTATTGTTCGAACAGATATTGTCAATTCCCATTGGTAACTATAACTCTGTTGATCTCCCTGTGTGGATGCCAAATAGTTGTGGTAGCTTTACTACTTCATCGGCTTGGAATTGTATTAGGTAG